Part of the Allofrancisella frigidaquae genome is shown below.
GATTTAAAGAATTTTAAAAAAATAACCGAGAATAACTATATTGTAATGGGAAGAAAAACTTTTGAGTCTATCGGGAGACCCCTACCAAATCGTAAGAATATAATTTTAACTAGAGATAAAAACTACAAGCAAGATAACTGCTTAATTATTCATAGCGTAGAAGAAATAATCAATTTCTCACAAGCTAAACCTCATTATGAAATATTTATAATTGGTGGTGCTCAAATATATAAAGAATTTATAAATCTAGCTAATAGATTGTATATCACTGAAGTTGATACACAGATTAAAGATCTTGATGCATTTTTCCCCAAGTGGGATGAATCAAAATATAAACGCATAGGTCAAAAACAATACCTGAAAGATGATAAAAATGAGTTTGATTTTACATTTAATGTGTTTGAAAAAAATATAGCTGATTAAAAAAACTCCTCCAGTATAAACCTAAAAAACACTATTTAATTATAAGCCTCTATTAGCTATACTCATTTTTACTTTTATTTTTATAAGAAAAACTATCTTATATGTATAACAAAGAATTTCAAACAACCGCTTATATCTCGTTAATATATAGTTTCAGAATGATAGGACTATTTATAATATTCCCCAT
Proteins encoded:
- a CDS encoding dihydrofolate reductase, with protein sequence MISLIVAYDKNFGIGKKNSLAWKLSEDLKNFKKITENNYIVMGRKTFESIGRPLPNRKNIILTRDKNYKQDNCLIIHSVEEIINFSQAKPHYEIFIIGGAQIYKEFINLANRLYITEVDTQIKDLDAFFPKWDESKYKRIGQKQYLKDDKNEFDFTFNVFEKNIAD